GATGCCTTGAATGTATAAATGATTTTAATTGTCCGTATGATGCCATTAAGATCGATGAAAGAACAGGTACGACTTATATTGATGGCGAAAAATGCGTACAGTGTATGCAATGTATCAATAATTTCAGTTGTCCTGAAAATGCTATTTTGATCAAGAGCGATATAATTGCACCGGGAAATAGCGCTGAGTTTTCTGCTGTTTCGGATACCTTGGGAAGATTGGAAATTCAGTTCACAGCTCCGGGAGATGATGATACTCTGGGATCAGCTTATCGTTATGAACTGACCTTAAAAGATCAAAATAACCTGATGATCCAAACGGATTTTGAAACTCCTCTACCAAATATAGCAGGTTATGAGGAAAACTGGATCCTTAATGAACTTCCCCCCGAAGAATTGATCACTATAAATCTGCAGGCTTTTGACGAAGTTAATCAATTTTCCGAAACAGTTTCTTCGGAAGTTCTGATCCAGGGAGAATATCACGACGAAATTTCTCCGGCAGCAATAACCGACTTGATTTCCAATTCCTTTGAAGATTCTCTTAAATTGACCTGGACAGCGGTTGGAGATGATGGTTTAGAAGGAATTGCCAGCCGTTATGAGATCCGCTACAGTGAAAATGAGATTAATGATTCGACTTGGGATTCAGCAATCGAATTTGAACAAAACATTGTTCCATCGTCACCAGGAATTATTGAGCAACTTTTTATCACTGATCTTCCAGAGCAAATAAATTATTATTTTGCAATTAAAACTTTTGATGAAGAAGACAATCCTTCAGAAATTTCCAATAACACGATTGCTTCCATTATCGGAGATATAATTCCACCCGCGGATATTAACGATCTTTCGATCAATTCCATTTCATCCAATTCTATTCTTTTAAGTTGGACAGCAGTTGGAGATAATGGATTTGAGGGAACGGCTTTTTCTTATGTGATCAAAGTTCACACAAATAATATTACCGAAGAAAATTGGGATGGAATTCCTGCAGTCGAACAATCGATCACTCCCCAAAATGCCGGATCAACAGAATCGTTTCTAATTACAGATCTTGAACCTGTTACCATGTATTATGCAGGAATAAAAGTCTTGGATGATGTTCAAAATATCTCAAATCTTTCCAATATTATAAATGAGATGACAACCGAGATTCCAGATGAAATTCCCCCCGGACAAATAACAGATCTATCGGCAATTCCTTCCGAAACAGAGATCGAATTGATCTGGACAGCTCCCGGAGATGATGATTATGAAGGAACTGCTTACCAATATGATATCAGGATTTCTAATGAGCTGATTACGGATGCGAATTGGGAATCAAATGAGCAACTTCCGAATTTACCTGTTCCCTTGTCTGCTGGAACGGAACAAAATTATTTCGTACAAAACCTTGAACTGGGATCAACATATTATTTCGGGATAAAAACGACAGATGATGAAATTAATACTTCAAATTTATCAAATATCGTTAATTCTGCATTATTAGAAGATACAACTCCTCCTGCTCAAATTTCGGATCTATCAGCATTAGACACCGAAGACATAATAATCCTGAATTGGACAGCAGTTGGTGATAATGGATTGGAAGGACAAGCTGCATCTTATGAGATCAGATTTTCTGAAGATGAAATAACAGAAGAAAACTGGAATGGAGCTGACTTATTACCAAATCCACCAGAACCGGCTTTTTCCGGAACTTCCGAAACTTATGTTGCTTATGATCTTACTCCCGGGATTAATTATTATTTTACGATCAAGGCAATTGATGAGAATTTTAATTATTCGGAGATTTCCAATAATGCTCAAGCAGAAATTCACTTTGATGATATTCCGCCCGCAGCAATTACAAATCTGGTTACTCTCGATGAATTCAATATTTTTTCATATCGAATAAAATTACAATGGAATGCTCCTGGAAATGATGAAAATGAAGGAACAGCATCTTATTATGATATCAGATATTCGACTTTTCCTATTAATGAAAATACATGGAATAATGCAAGTCAATTTTCCAATCCACCTGATCCTGAATCTGCCGGAACTTTACAAACTTGCGAAATCACCGGATTAACGGGTGGATCGATATATTATTTCGCGATCAAAACTTATGATGATAATGACAATGAAAGTGAGATTTCTAATTCTCCGGGCGGGAAGATCGTTTTTCAGATAAATCATGGAGCTTGTCATGATTGCAGTCAATGTATTTACGATTGCCCGGAAGGTGCAATTTCTGATGTTGGTCCATATAAAACGATTGATCCTGATCTTTGTGATGCTTGCGGAAATTGTTCATGTCCCTGGAATCTGATCAAGCTGTCGGTAGTTGCCTATTAAATAAACTGTCATTCTGAGTTATCTTACAGAGAAACTCTTATGAAGAATCTGCAACTATGAATAATTTTTGTTATTAGTTTGGATTCTTCAGAAGAATAGCCGGGAGAAAATTCGGAAGGACAAGAAGGAATAAAAATTGAGAATAAAGATACTTTCAGTTTTAATAATTTTAATTTTATGCTCTCTGATTTTCAGTGTTGCCAAAGGGATAATCGTTGTTGAATATAAATCCTGTGTTGGTTGTACTGATTGTCGGAATGTCTGCCCTGTGAATGCAATTGAGATCATCGATGGGAGAGCAGTTATAGATCAGGAGAAGTGCATCAATTGTGAAATTTGTATAAAATCCTGCACTTATGATGCGATCAGGAAATTCTGATGAAAAAATTGATCAAAATCGTAATTCCGATCTTTCTCTTTTTCCTGATAATTTGGGGATGTGAGAAAGCTGTTAATTTCCAATATAATGTCGATTCATCTTCCTGCAATTCGTGTTCACGCTGTATCCAGGTTTGTCCGGTCGATGCCGTTGAAATCGGTTTGAATGGAAAAGCAGTGATCGATCAGACGAAGTGTAATCAATGTGGACAGTGTATAACTGTTTGTCCTAAAAATGCGATATATTAAGTAAATCGATTTTCCGAAATAGCGTAGCACATTTTTGTAAAATGTGAAATAATATTTAATAAGATTCCATTTCACAGAATTCAATTCTGTGTAACCTTCACGATCTAGACGATTGTGTTACGAAAGAAAATAAATGAAAAAAACTGTTTTAATACTTGTGATAATCCTCTGGATTATGAATATTTCTGCACTAACAAATTGGAGTCATCTCAGTTATAGAGCCTTTATAACAAGTTCCGAACAGGAAGACTTTTTTGTTACCCATGATGATGTTTACGAAATCAATACTTCCCTTAAATCCGGTTTAAAATGGGATCATCTTCTGCAGGCAAACTTAAATAAGAATATTAATCTGACCTTTGAGAACAGTCTTTTTTATTCTGAAAAAAGTCATGAACTGCAGAATTCGTTTTTCAATAATTATGCGAAGATCAAGCTCTCATTTTCCAAAAATTCTCATTATCTGAAACTTCAATACAGCAATCGCTGGTTTGAAGACGAGAATACAAAACTTCTTTCCATTCCCGGAATTGAAAACACGAGTCAACAGCAGACAATTCACAACACAGAATTTCATTTTAATACTTTTTGGAACGGCTTTCGTTTTCAGTTAAGCAGCAGGTTGAGAAATTTGAAATATAAATCTGTTTCAGAAAATGAGGAGTTATTTTCCTGGGATAATGACCTTTATTCTTTTGCTGAAATTTTGTATGATATAACAGATAAAATAAGCATATTTTCTGCTGGAAATTATAAGGACGATTTGAATGAAGAAAACTGGTTTGATCATTCCCAGATCGATCTGGGATTGAGATTCCATCGTCGTTATGATTTCTACAACATCGTGAATTCCGAAATAAAATATTTCCAAAGCAGATCCGAAAGTATCGATCAAATCCATAATTTTTATGCCAAACTTCGCTATACAAAACGGATCGGTAATTCATTGGCAGGATTCGTCTCCTATATGAACCATTCTTGTTTTGATACTGAATCTAAAAAAATGCAAAGGATCTCTAATTTATTGCGGATCAAAGCAAAATATAGTTATTTAACTTTGCACAATCAAGATTCCTTTCTTATAGCAGAAATAAAGATCAATCCCGAAAATAACGGAAATCTTGTTTCTCTGGGATTGAATCAATATATTTTATGGAACATCTATTTTTCCGGAGAAGTGAAATATGCTCCGGATCTATTTAAGGAAATTTCTGCAAACCTGGAATATTTGATCTTAACCGGAAAATCCATCTGGATAAGAAGCGAATTCACAGATTTTAATGTTCACCCAGCTCAAAATATAATATCTGTGGGAACAACGCTTAATTTCTGATGTATGATTCCCACGAAATACACGAAACAACACGAAAGAAAAAATATGTCATTGCGAGGTTTCCTTCAATGTTTCTAACGAAGCAATCTCATCAGATATTGAAAACTACATGAGAAATTATAATAAGATTTCTTTGCGTCCTTAGCGCCTTTGCGGTAATAAAATATGATCTTACAAACATTGTTAGAAGGTTTAGTTTTAGGATTTTCCACAGGAACGATCTGCCTGGTAACCTGCACTCCGATCTATTTACCCTATTTATTGACCGAAGAAAGAAAATTGGTTAAAAGTCTTCTGGCAGTTGGTGAGATTTCTCTCGGAAGATTCTTCTCATATCTTGCTTTTGGAGCGTTAGCCGGATTTGCCGGAGCAAAGATATCATCAATAAATCGGGAATTATTCACTTCCATCGCCTATATTTTACTTTCGATTTACCTGATCTTATCTGCTGTCAGAACACGGCAGAAATCTAAAAAATGTCATATTCCGAAATTTACGAGATTTACGAAAAGAGTGTTTATTTTGGGAATCCTGACGGGAATTAATTTCTGTCCTTCATTTTTGATCGCTCTTTCCAAAGCTATCGATCTTGGTGGAGCATTAAGCGGTATGCTGCTCTTCCTCGGTTTCTTCTTCGGAACAACTGCTTTCCTGATCCCGCTTGCTTTTGTGGGACTTCTTTCCAAAATAAAAGAAATGAAGATCATCGCTCAAATGGCTTCAGTTTTAATCGCAGCCTGGTTCATTTTTACCGGAATTAAAGGAATTGTACATTGGAACGAGCACAATGCTCCCATCCCTGATGATGCACGCATCGTCGATGTTTTTCATCCTGACCGGAAAATAATAGTCATTTCCAATCTGCAGAATGATGAATATTTCAGGAATTTGAAAGATTCGATAGCTGTTCACCATCGCAATGAAGTATCATATTTTTTAGTGCGGGAAGACAATTTTGATTTCCTTACATCTGCTGATAGTTCAACCATCATCATTGATATTTCGCTTCTGGAAAAAGAATCTCTCCACCCAGTTTTAAAAGAACGGGATTATTTTGCCGTGGAAGAAAATTATTCCATTCCCAAAGTTGTAAACTTCCTGCGAACTTATACTTTCCGAACTGCCGAATTTGTGCATTGGGAGTTCAGGGAAGAAAAATAGAAATTATTATTTATATGCTTTAATTTTAGCTTGATTATCAACTATAATTTAAAATTCATTTGACAAGTATTCGATATAATCTGCTTTCTCATTTTGTGTTGTAAGAATAAAAAGTTTTTAAATTCAGGAGGAAAATGTTATGAGAGTGCCAAGCAAAGCTGATGTAATCAAGTTGGACAATCCAACCCGGATAAAGGCTAACCACCAGTCTGGAACAGAAACACGCATAAAGTGAGGTAACGAGCTATTATGAAGCCGTGTGAAAGGCAGTTTACCAGCCGTAACGCAAGTGAAGGTGTTGAGCTCCGAAATAATTCGATATTGTATTGGGCTAAGGGTTTCATTTCCTGGAAGCCAGTATTGATATATGCGAAAACAGATAGGTGTTTTTCACGATTTAGCACACCCATAATGAGGGAAAGTAAAGGTGAGTATATATCGACGTACCGGAGTCTGAGTCCACAGCGGGTAAACGAAAATGATTATATCGGAACTTGGGAGAGCCATATTGTTCCGTTTAGAAGCTGCAAACAAGCCGAACAAAGGCAAGGATGCAGTATGTCGGTATGGTCTTCGGACTGACTTATAGTAGAGGAGTAAATGGGGTAATGCCTATTGAGTTCATCATCAAGAACACTCGAAGAGGTCAGCAATTTAATG
The Candidatus Cloacimonadota bacterium DNA segment above includes these coding regions:
- a CDS encoding 4Fe-4S dicluster domain-containing protein, with product MKKLIKIVIPIFLFFLIIWGCEKAVNFQYNVDSSSCNSCSRCIQVCPVDAVEIGLNGKAVIDQTKCNQCGQCITVCPKNAIY
- a CDS encoding sulfite exporter TauE/SafE family protein — encoded protein: MLQTLLEGLVLGFSTGTICLVTCTPIYLPYLLTEERKLVKSLLAVGEISLGRFFSYLAFGALAGFAGAKISSINRELFTSIAYILLSIYLILSAVRTRQKSKKCHIPKFTRFTKRVFILGILTGINFCPSFLIALSKAIDLGGALSGMLLFLGFFFGTTAFLIPLAFVGLLSKIKEMKIIAQMASVLIAAWFIFTGIKGIVHWNEHNAPIPDDARIVDVFHPDRKIIVISNLQNDEYFRNLKDSIAVHHRNEVSYFLVREDNFDFLTSADSSTIIIDISLLEKESLHPVLKERDYFAVEENYSIPKVVNFLRTYTFRTAEFVHWEFREEK
- a CDS encoding 4Fe-4S dicluster domain-containing protein, yielding MRIKILSVLIILILCSLIFSVAKGIIVVEYKSCVGCTDCRNVCPVNAIEIIDGRAVIDQEKCINCEICIKSCTYDAIRKF